In one Silene latifolia isolate original U9 population chromosome 10, ASM4854445v1, whole genome shotgun sequence genomic region, the following are encoded:
- the LOC141607833 gene encoding uncharacterized protein LOC141607833, whose protein sequence is MEANGGRKSPPMTSSARMSKAKKGKRTCGGPSSGKTQVEREIDDLVENLPYEEERGEDATKEVLLQPTTKVTKNANPPKVGGVPISRAICDLGASVIVIPLKVAKKIGIHSLAPTTITLQLADRSVKRPLGVLEDIPIKVEKYLIPVDFVVLDIPEDSHTPIILVDAVAREESEMKEVFQISLHDEEMKEDHEVDDGLLKKVEGLLPPKVQLKPLPPSLKYGFLGEGESYPVIINANLSEAQEQKLLTVLKAHKSSLGYNIEDIKGLCTSLCMHRIVLEEGSQPKVDGLRRINPKMAEVVKNEVLKLLEAGIIYQITDSKWVSPFHVVPKKGGVTMVEQEDGTHLPTRPVTGWRMCIHYRKLNAATLKEHFPIPFIDQMLEWLAGFKEALVTAPIIRAPDWNLPFEILCDASDFMVGAVLGQVVDKKHNVIYYTSKTLDQTQCNYSTTEKEMLAIVHAIEKFRQYLVGYKVVVYTDHTALRQLMVNKDAKPRLLRWVLLLQEFDLEIKDKAGSENVIADHLSRLTIEDNGIQDQGGPINEWLREDSLMEVSTKTPWFADLANYLVNGFIPDDFEPRDKRKLRHDAKRYFWNDPHLFRKCGDGMFWRCISREEGMEIVDRVHNSA, encoded by the exons ATGGAAGCGAATGGTGGAAGGAAAAGCCCACCGATGACATCATCGGCTCGAATGAGTAAAGCTAAGAAAGGGAAGAGAACATGTGGAGGACCTTCAAGCGGGAAAACACAAGTGGAAAGGGAAATTGACGATTTGGTTGAAAATTTACCTTATGAAGAAGAAAGAGGTGAAGATGCTACCAAAGAGGTGCTCCTACAACCCACTACTAAGGTAACAAAGAATGCGAATCCCCCCAAAG TTGGTGGTGTTCCTATATCAAGAGCTATTTGTGACTTGGGAGCAAGTGTGATTGTTATTcctttaaaagttgcaaagaaaattGGCATTCATAGTCTTGCTCCTACTACCATAACcctccaattggcggataggtccgtcaagcgCCCTTTGGGGGTGCTTGAAGACATACCCATCAAAGTTGAGAAGTATTTAATCCCGgttgactttgttgtacttgacatcccggAGGATAGCCACACCCCCATTATCCTAG TTGATGCGGTGGCTCGAGAAGAGTCGGAAATGAAAGAGGTCTTCCAAATCTCCCTACATGATGAGGAAATGAAAGAAGACCATGAGGTCGATGATGGACTTTTGAAGAAGGTGGAGGGActtctccctccaaaggtacaactcaaacctcTACCTCCCTCACTTAAGTATGGCTTTCTTGGTGAGGGGGAATCTTATCCCGTGATAATCAATGCCAACCTTAGTGAGGCCCAAGAACAAAAACTTTTGACAGTCTTGAAAGCTCACAAAAGCTCACTAGGGTATAACATTGAGGATATCAAGGGACTATGTACAAGCTTGTGCATGCATAGAATCGTTCTAGAGGAGGGAAGTCAACCCAAGGTTGATGGTCTAAGGCGAATAAACCCCAAGATGGCCGAGGTTGTGAAAAACGAAGTTTTAAAATTGCTTGAGGCCGGGATTATTTACCAAATCACCGATAGTAAGTGGGTGAGTCCGTTCCATgtggtacccaagaaaggagGGGTAACCATGGTGGAACAAGAGGACGGGACTCACTTGCCTACTAGACCAGTGACCGGGTGGCGAATGTGCATACATTATAGAAAACTGAATGCCGCCACCCTTAAGGAGCATTTCCCCATccccttcattgaccaaatgctagagTGGCTAGCGGG GTTCAAGGAAGCATTGGTTACGGCTCCAATTATTCGGGCACCGGATTGGAACCTCCCATTCGAGATTTTGTGCGATGCGTCGGATTTTATGGTGGGCGCGGTATTAGGCCAAGTGGTTGACAAGAAACACAATGTCATCTACTACACTAGCAAAACTCTTGACCAAACGCAATGCAATTATTCAACAACCGAAAAGGAGATGTTGGCCATTGTGCATGCCATTGAAAAATTCCGGCAATACTTAGTTGGCTATAAGGTGGTGGTTTACAccgatcacaccgccttgagacaacTCATGGTGAATAAGGATGCCAAGCCAAGGCTCTTGAGGTGGGTTTTATTACTTCAAGAGTTCGACTTGGAAATCAAGGACAAGGCCGGCTCAGAAAATGTTATTGCCGACCACTTATCAAGATTGACCATTGAAGACAACGGAATTCAAGATCAAGGTGGGCCGATTAATGAATGGCTAAGGGAAGATAGTCTTATGGAAGTTAGCACCAAAACTCCATGGTTCGCGGATCTTGCTAACTACTTGGTAAATGGGTTTATTCCGGATGACTTTGAACCAAGAGACAAGAGAAAGTTGAGACATGATGCCAAGCGGTACTTTTGGAATGATCCCCACTTATTCcgtaagtgtggggatgggatgTTCTGGAGGTGCATATCTAGAGAGGAGGGCATGGAAATTGTTGATAGAGTACACAATTCGGCCTAA
- the LOC141605699 gene encoding uncharacterized protein LOC141605699 isoform X1, producing the protein MGFRSIFDGAALKSELDNAGINPHFIPFLWKHVVQNPDCKWDEIPSLPSAAYPLLNSKFLPLSSSLDSVSHSTDGVTSKLLIKLQNGAFVEAVVMRYDSSLGKYAGEARCGGLRSTLCVSSQVGCKMGCKFCATGSMGFKSNLSTGEIVEQLVHASRISNIRNVVFMGMGEPLNNYSALVEAIRIMTRSPFQLSPKKITVSTVGIVHAINKLHSDLPNLNLAVSLHAPVQEIRCQIMPAARAFPLAKLMDALHLYQKNSQQKIFIEYIMLDGINDEEQHAHQLGKLLETLEVVVNLIPFNPIGSLSIFKTSSEANVKCFQKVLREQYNIRTTVRKEMGQDISGACGQLVVSQQEKRATGSTALLTDIEDLHL; encoded by the exons atggGGTTTCGATCAATATTCGACGGCGCCGCCTTAAAATCGGAGCTCGACAACGCAGGAATCAACCCTCACTTCATTCCTTTCCTGTGGAA GCATGTTGTACAGAATCCAGATTGCAAATGGGATGAAATACCATCTTTACCCTCAGCTGCATACCCTCTTCTTAATTCCAAGTTCCTGCCTTTGTCTTCTTCTCTTGATTCTGTCTCCCATTCCACCGACGGCGTCACCTCTAAGCTTCTCATTAAGCTCCAG AATGGGGCCTTTGTGGAAGCTGTGGTGATGAGATATGATTCAAGTTTAGGAAAATATGCAGGTGAAGCCCGCTGCGGTGGTCTAAGGTCAACTTTATGTGTATCATCTCag GTTGGCTGCAAAATGGGATGCAAGTTTTGTGCAACCGGGAGCATGGGATTTAAGAGTAATCTATCAACAGGAGAAATAGTGGAGCAATTGGTGCATGCCTCTCGTATATCAAATATACGTAATGTGGTCTTCATG GGGATGGGGGAACCGCTGAATAATTATTCTGCGTTGGTCGAAGCTATTCGTATTATGACGAGATCTCCATTTCAGTTGTCACCAAAGAAAATCACCGTATCAACA GTTGGAATTGTACACGCCATTAACAAGCTTCATTCGGATCTACCAAATCTAAATCTAGCAGTATCACTTCATGCACCAGTTCAAGAAATTCGTTGCCAAATTATGCCGGCGGCCAGGGCATTTCCTCTTGCAAAACTTATGGATGCACTTCATCTGTACCAAAAGAACAG TCAGCAGAAAATATTTATCGAGTACATAATGCTTGATGGTATAAATGATGAAGAGCAGCATGCACACCAGCTTGGTAAACTGCTGGAGACATTGGAAGTG GTGGTAAATCTGATACCTTTCAACCCAATTGGAAGCTTAAGCATATTCAAGACGAGCAGCGAAGCAAATGTCAAGTGTTTCCAAAAAGTCCTGAGAGAGCAATATAACATCAGAACAACAGTTCGGAAAGAGATGGGGCAAGATATTAGTGGTGCTTGTGGTCAGTTAGTGGTAAGTCAACAAGAAAAGAGAGCAACTGGAAGCACCGCTCTTTTAACCGACATTGAAGATCTTCACCTCTGA
- the LOC141605699 gene encoding uncharacterized protein LOC141605699 isoform X2 encodes MGFRSIFDGAALKSELDNAGINPHFIPFLWKHVVQNPDCKWDEIPSLPSAAYPLLNSKFLPLSSSLDSVSHSTDGVTSKLLIKLQNGAFVEAVVMRYDSSLGKYAGEARCGGLRSTLCVSSQVGCKMGCKFCATGSMGFKSNLSTGEIVEQLVHASRISNIRNVVFMVGIVHAINKLHSDLPNLNLAVSLHAPVQEIRCQIMPAARAFPLAKLMDALHLYQKNSQQKIFIEYIMLDGINDEEQHAHQLGKLLETLEVVVNLIPFNPIGSLSIFKTSSEANVKCFQKVLREQYNIRTTVRKEMGQDISGACGQLVVSQQEKRATGSTALLTDIEDLHL; translated from the exons atggGGTTTCGATCAATATTCGACGGCGCCGCCTTAAAATCGGAGCTCGACAACGCAGGAATCAACCCTCACTTCATTCCTTTCCTGTGGAA GCATGTTGTACAGAATCCAGATTGCAAATGGGATGAAATACCATCTTTACCCTCAGCTGCATACCCTCTTCTTAATTCCAAGTTCCTGCCTTTGTCTTCTTCTCTTGATTCTGTCTCCCATTCCACCGACGGCGTCACCTCTAAGCTTCTCATTAAGCTCCAG AATGGGGCCTTTGTGGAAGCTGTGGTGATGAGATATGATTCAAGTTTAGGAAAATATGCAGGTGAAGCCCGCTGCGGTGGTCTAAGGTCAACTTTATGTGTATCATCTCag GTTGGCTGCAAAATGGGATGCAAGTTTTGTGCAACCGGGAGCATGGGATTTAAGAGTAATCTATCAACAGGAGAAATAGTGGAGCAATTGGTGCATGCCTCTCGTATATCAAATATACGTAATGTGGTCTTCATG GTTGGAATTGTACACGCCATTAACAAGCTTCATTCGGATCTACCAAATCTAAATCTAGCAGTATCACTTCATGCACCAGTTCAAGAAATTCGTTGCCAAATTATGCCGGCGGCCAGGGCATTTCCTCTTGCAAAACTTATGGATGCACTTCATCTGTACCAAAAGAACAG TCAGCAGAAAATATTTATCGAGTACATAATGCTTGATGGTATAAATGATGAAGAGCAGCATGCACACCAGCTTGGTAAACTGCTGGAGACATTGGAAGTG GTGGTAAATCTGATACCTTTCAACCCAATTGGAAGCTTAAGCATATTCAAGACGAGCAGCGAAGCAAATGTCAAGTGTTTCCAAAAAGTCCTGAGAGAGCAATATAACATCAGAACAACAGTTCGGAAAGAGATGGGGCAAGATATTAGTGGTGCTTGTGGTCAGTTAGTGGTAAGTCAACAAGAAAAGAGAGCAACTGGAAGCACCGCTCTTTTAACCGACATTGAAGATCTTCACCTCTGA